From Punica granatum isolate Tunisia-2019 chromosome 1, ASM765513v2, whole genome shotgun sequence:
GTTTCCATATCCACCTCCATCTTCATTCATCTCCATCTTTCCTATTAATACtgagaagaagaacaaaaaaaCTAAATAGATACGTACATTTTCAGCATGAACATATACATACTAAGTGTTACAAAGAAAGCatgagagagacagagagaaatttttcttctgtctaaaacttttttttctattttttttaactttcataaaaattatttgacaGAATTAAGCAATTATGATCTTTAAAGGACCATATTGGTGGCAAATATCTTTGAAGGATCAAATTAATGGCAATATGATCTTTGAAGGACCATATTGAGGGCAAAAATCTTtgaaggactaaattgatggtAATATGATATTTcgaggactaaattgatagttttctcaattttttctcCATGAACCAAATTCACTTGGTCCCAGTTGAGAAAGGATTTGAATGCAGTAATACAAGGCATTGATTTAGATATACGAGATTTACGGTTTGATTTTTATCAGTGAGACTCATGTACTCCTATACATGACTGGAAAAATGATCATTTAGTTCAAGGCAAGttttcagttcattttgaaTCTCAAACCTTATCACAATCATTGTCATCATAGTTTGTAAACGAATGATCGGTGACACTGGTTAAACCGTAAACACCACACAGACAAATAAGTGGATGACATCTAGTACGTGTACTAAGTTGGAAGCTCGAATTGGCATGAGAGGAGAAGGTCTCATTCTGCATCTCGAATTGTAGTCAGGGAATTTTTCCACAACGCATTGAAACGCACCTAAGTCATGCTCGATCATCCTACTCCAAAATCGGAATTTCAACATCGCATGCATAAAATATTTGTCGGGAGATCCAAAGAGATTCCCGATTCAATTCTTAAGAAGGACGCATCGTGCCTTCATATTTTCCCGATCATATTTATCCTCTTCTAGAACCATTGATTTcgtttgtaacaaaaaaaaaaaaaaaaagaaggaaaatctCCCCACAAATGAAAAGGGAGATAGACACGAAGGCCGTACCATTGCAGGACATTGATATGCAGTAGCATCATTGCAGGAAATTGCAGCCCTGTCGTTCCATTCAACCCCCCAACCCcgatcatatatatttctgcCGTGCAGCTGCCTCTCTTCTCTGTGATCGCCCACgtccttcctcttcctcctccggTGAGTACTTTTCAGGGTTTTTGTGTTTTGGCCGTCCATTTCTATGGCAATCCGTAGCATTATCTTGTTTGCAGAAATATGGTGTGTGTGCTGATTTGTGAGGCTCTCTGGCACAGCGTTGTGTGAAGAGCGATAGTGTGAGAAATCGAAAAATCTTCTTGTTTTATTTCGCTTGTTTATGTCGGACGCACCGATCCTTCTGTTCCTCAGTTGATCATGGTAGTGCCCACATTTTCCTTTCGCTGGCTTCTTGTTCTAATGCATGTCTTAAGTCTCCGGCCTCTGATCTTCTTTGTCTTTGACCTGTTTGTTTATTCCATATCgtacatataaataaataaataaatatatatatatatatatatatatatgtatatgtagaGTCTTCTGATGAGTGGAAGGAAAACCCTTTCCACTGTAAAGCTTTTATCTTGTCCTTCGGAGTTGAGGGGATTTCATGTTCTTGAGAGATCTTCTTGCTCCCTTCCTCTGTTCTCCTCGTTTTTGGGAGATGCCCCGGAGAGTGGTCGGGGTCAGTTCTGGTGAGCCGATTGAGAACATTATTAGGCTTAGAGAAAGGTTCCATCGGTTGAACAAGGGCATGAATGCTATGAGAAGCAGCTCCACGTATAATAGTCCTTTTTATATGCATCGATTTAATATTATGGTATAAATCACGATACAAACCCAATGAACTTGGAATTCTTGGTTAATATCTGAACCAATCAACTTCCGGAATGATTTTCAATGTTCATGCTAGCAGTGGACAATATTTGAACTTTGATGTTCTTTACATGCCAGTGATTTAGTAGTGGAGGAGAGCTACTGGCTAATATTTGTTAGACCCACATTCGCTTTGTCTGTTTGCCATATTATGCAAAGAAGCATTTCCCTTGGAAATCACGACAAGTTAGCAATGTTTCTGCCTTTCAAAACTGCAGGCTACAGCAAAGAACGAACATTTGGGAGGCTGTATGTGTTAGACTATGGAAAGTAGTGAAATGAGTGATTTTCTGGATTCTGAttgcttaatttttatttggttcGAGGTATCTTAGTTTGAAACACACTACTTGTTTAGGCTTCAAAATGCATAATGCAtctccaattttcttttctgtttttgatGATTGCAGGTTTAGAGGGGCCTCTGATTGCACAAGGGAGTTGTCGTTTCATCAAATGAATACTAATGAAATACCTCCTAAAAATGCGGTTAACATGGAAAGCGAGTCTAATCTAAGTGCCCATGAGCCCATCTCGAGCCATGCCCTATTATTATGGCAATATGAGTTTGAACAGTCATTAATAGACGAGCAGCTCCAATACCAGCAACAAGCTGTTGCAATGGAGGCCAGCATAAAGGAAGCAGCTTTGCAAGCTGCAGCAGGGGCTAACGAAGCTGCGAAACTGTTAAAAGAAGAAACTGATACTTCCATGGTAGATCTTGTGAAGGAATTGAGCTCCAGGAGGTATAATTTAGAATAAAAAGTCGTTGATAACCTACCAAagaactcttttttttcttcctctcccTGTACAGGTTTACTGCATTTGTGTATATCTGTTCTAACTTCTCGGTTtgcaaaaagtacaaaaatagTTTTTGTGCATTGTGTGTTTGTTTAAAACTCCTTGGCTTGTCTGTAGGCTCATTGAGGGAGTGGAGCTGCAGTCACTGGATTTAACTTCAAAGTTATTGAGATCCAAATCGATACCTATCTCTCCTATAAGGCTTGAGAAAGAAGGCAATGATGAGGAGAATGGTCAATCAAGAAGCCGAGAGACCAAGGAGATGAGAAGTAGGAAAGGTAATGAAAGTGGAAGCAAACATAGGAGCAGGAGCAGGGAAAGAAGTCCCAGGAGCAGGAGCAGGAGCAGGGAAAGACGAAGACACAGGAGTGGAAAAAGACAGAGACACAGGAGCAGAAGCAGGAGTAAGGAAAGACAGAGAAGCCACAGGAGCAGGAGCAAGAGCAGGAGCAGGGAAAGGAGAAGCCACAGGAGTAGGAGCATGGAAAGACGAATGCACAGGAGCAGAAGCAGCAGGGACAGAAGGAGATGCAGGAGCAGGGAACGAAGAAGACACGGGAGCAAGAGCAAGAGCAGGGAAAGACATAGGCACCAAAGCAGAAGCAGGGAAAGGAGAAGCCACAGGAGAAGGAGCCAGAGCATGAGCATGGAAAGACAAATACACCGGAGCAGAAGCGGAAGCAGGAAAAGGAGAAGCCAAAGGAGCAGGAGCGGGAAGAACTGGAGAAGGATAAGCTGCGTGTCTAGATCACCACCTAAGGGGTCTAGTCGAGTTGACTCTAGTTTCAGTGGGGGTCGGGATTCCAGGTCCCCCTCATCTCCTTGTAGAAGCAAACAGGATTTGAGGATGGAGAGCAAGCAAAAGAACAGCAAATCACTATCTCATACACAAATCTTTAGTCCCAGGAATACAAAACCTTTTTCGACAGGAAAAATTGTTGAGAAAACTAAGGTCACAGAGGGAACGGAGAAAACATCTCAGAGGTCGATTTGCAGTGATGATTTTGGTGAGCGAGAATCTAAAGGCAAAGAAGAAGCGTAGCAGGAGATCATTGCTCATGCTCAGGGACTGGGAGTGGTGGTTGGACTTGAAAGGCCGTGAGGAAGCTGTGAGCCGAGGAGAAATTCTTTGGTCCACTGGATGTGTATTGGAATATGGAATGGGTTTCTTATATCGGAATCATACAATTTAGGATCATCTTACAAGTCTCTGCCTGAAGAAAATAGGAGCAGCACCAGTCACGTTTTGTAAGCCGATATGGCTATTCTGGCACTATTCTGAATATGttaggaaactgatatctgtAGCAAATACTATCTGTTCACTTAACCGTCGCTCTTTGCTTTACTTGAGTTTCTGGATTGATCTGTCGTGGAGATGGGAGTAAATTGAATTCGGAGATGAACTGCCTCTGAACCTTGAGCACAATCCATCGCTTTAGTGTACAAATTCTGCAGAAATTGAACGGGAAAAATAATCTGTGAGCTGCAAGCATTCGGACCATATGAATGGCGATCTACAAATCTGTAGGACCATCTGATTTGGAAGGCTGATGAGGCTTCTTCAAGTGATTGTGGCCATAAGCGAACCAACCCTCTTTTGCTGGTCAGGAACATGACGGTTTGGATCGATTAGGATTGGGAAAAACTACACAAATGATGAGGACAGCAAAGTGCTTCTGAATAATCTCAGTACATGGACGGACTGGAAGATGATCACTGGGTCCATCCGTTGCAATTTCTCTTTCAAAGGAAACCGAACGCCGTGATTCATGCTGACAGTAAAGAGTGGGTAATTCctcttcaaaattttttaggCATCGGATCTCAATCCGTTTGGCACTTACAGTGAAGAAAATAACCAGTGTGCACGAGAGATAATCTACTCTCGAGACTGGCCCCTTAGTCTCAACATAGCTATGTCAATGCTGATcgagttaatcacttcttatATCATAATCATATCCATATTCTGGCGATCAACGAGTTATATGTCCTTCAACCAGCTAGAACGGTGTTATGTGCAGGACAGAGTTGAACCGTATTTTGGATGTCTGATAACTATCCATGGATCCGACCGGCAAAGGACGGCAAGCCGTGCTCAGCTTATAACTGGGGCTTCATCCCAAACCGATTCCTATGAATATTGTTGCTCAACGGTCATTCAACATGCTATTTACACTAATTATCTTGTGGCCATCACTCCCTTTAGCATCCCCGGAATCATGTTCTCCTCAAACATACGAGCCCACACATACCCATCACGTATATTTATGGCTGTTTATGTATGTTAACAGGAAGCATCAGTTCCCCTAATGTAACAATTTGTTCGGACCTCGACCTCACTAAGAGGAAGCGAGAAAGTTGCTCTATGAGACTTGAACATTATAGTAGATGCGAAGAGAAGTGTCCGACTTCGCCAAATAGCCAGATTGGTCCGACGCGATGTACATTTACATTGGACATGAAAGAATAAGAAACTTACACAAACATGATGTTACATGTACAAAGCTAATAATGGGAATCAATTTCTTATGGGACTTAACTTTTCCAATAAGAGATTGGCTGAGGAGACAAGTTACTGTCAAATTTCAGCCGTCGGtaataaatttgttttgtatctatggatggggtgGCTAATTTCGGGTTCCAAAGGATAGTCCCGCCTGAGCAGCTTCTGCTTCCTTAGCTCCTCGTGGCACGGTACAAAGAACTCATGCTTGAGAGCTTCCTCTGCGGTGATTCTCAACCTAGGATTCACCGACAAGCACTTGTCTAGAAGATCGAAGAATGAGCTAGGGACCACCTCGAGGAAGTCCGGTCTCCTTGTGTTTCTCCGGCACCAATCCCGTAAATTCGTGGCCATCAAGTGCTGTGCATCATAGAGGTCCTATCACAATATCATGTAATTTACTATCAGGAGTGACATTAATTACCATAATATATTCACACGGGTAAAAGATTCTAGTTTCGGGTACCACTGGGAATGACAGCTCACGGTTGTGTAGCTTAGCCACTTCCCATAGGTCTTCACTACCCCTTAACTTTGCGATATCCTTAATATTCCTGCAAGGAGACCTGTGAGTTAGCAAATTTCAAATGGGATTAAATGGTTGTAGTCTTAAAGGCAAGTATTCATACTGCTCGGGATCACCCAAGAAGGGCATTTTTCCAATAACAAGATAGAGCAAGGTGACCCCTGCTGACCATACATCGAGCTTAGGACCTTGATGTGGAGATCTGAACAAGACCTGCAGGATAAAATGTGGCAAATAGCTACTTGAGGAATGAAAGATGAGAGCGAATTATTTGACGAAGGACCCTACGTGTTTCTTACACACTCATTGAAGTATAGCTGACACACATCTCCTAATAGTTGTGCTCATACAACCTCTTAACACTCGTATGGAATATTTGCCCCGGGATGATTAAATTAAACTCACTCTGCCTGCGCGTCAGAAGGTTGTTTAGCCACAATTATTAGGAGCAAGCCATTTTAGTGTTGCGTTTGTCTCTCGGGAAAAAGCATCATACGTCTTTAGTAGTGAATGTTCTCGAGGCAGTCATATCCTATGGTGTTGCACGGGTTAATAAAGTGTCAAGCTGGGATAAACCTAGACTTGCGGCTGCCACAATAAGTACTTCTTACCTCGGGGGCTCGAAAGCCTTTGGTTCCAACACAAGGTCCTTCTTTCTTGTGATCCCCTGAGATGAAGTGAAACGTAATCAACTTCACGTATTAAAAAAGATCTTCCAACTACAAGTGCTATACCTAAAAATTACCTTTGCTTGATCTGAAGCCAGCACCACAAACAGGGATGCCAGTTGAATGTACAGGCATTGGAGTGATAATCAGCAGCTTGTCATCGATTTTTGCTGGAGGGGCAGCTATCCTTTTTCTCATAGGGGCTGGAACACTAGATGCTTCGCTATTTgtatgcattgttttctgcaACAGGCTTATAAGCTCCTTCCTACCTTGTCGTGGCAGAGGTTCCCTCATCCTTTCTGCAGATGCAGTCCTAGTGCTCGTCACATCCCTAGCAGAGGTTACACCCGAGCCTTCTGCACCTTGACTTCTTACTGTGTTCCAACTGCCCACATCATTACCAGCCTTTGTCTGATCCATAGACTTCCTCTTTAAGCTCTTGGCCTCCAAACGCAACTTTGAGACTTTTATTTCATCTTTTCTCACAGCACCTAAGGATCTAACTCCATGGAACTTCATTTTGCTTGGGGATAGAGGTTTAGCATTGGAAAGTGGAAGAGGATCAAAGCTTCCATTGCACCCCAGTTTCAGTTTATCTGTAGAAGCATCCCAAGGTTCCACCATTTATTATGAGCAAAACAAACTTGCGGAACAAAACAGTCAGGTTTGCAAGGTCTAATCCAGGAGCTGCCAGCAATATATATTGGATTATGAAGTAAACCAATGAGCCACTCACTTTTTGTTGCATGCTTCTGATGCAGATCCTGTTGAAAATATTCacgaaaagggaaaaaaattcaaaatctgcCGTCTACACGAAGTGAATAAACGACAGGGACTAGTGCGCATAAAAGATGAAAGATCACTAACCATGGCAAGGTTAAAATCAATAAGATAGCCCTTATTAGTCTTGTgagagaaaaggaaattcCCTGGCTTCACATCCCTGTGAACTACCCCCTGCAAAATTAAAGGGCTTATAAATCCAGTGTAAACAGGACATTCGTAGACTGTCACCAGTAAAATTCTGACCTGCTTATGCAGACTTGCAAGTGCTCTGAACAAGCAGTAGGCATACCATTGTAGCTGAAGAATATCTATTTCTTTCTTGAGGACCTGAAATCAAATCGAAGACCATCAGAGCAGATGAAACAGGCCAGAAACTTAGAACGCTGGGCTAGGGAAGACATTTGTTACCTCAGGCCTGTCATGCTCAACGTGCTCCAAAACAAAGCAATCAGCGTTCCCACTCTTGAAACAACCTTCATATTTAATTATGAAGTTTTTGCCCCTGAAGCTCTTGCATATAAATCATCACCATTTTGTTACACTAAATCAAAGCAAGAAGGTAACATTGTCGAAGCCCTTACCCAAATCGTTCTAGCATCTTTAGTTCATTGACAATATGGTGCTCCTGAGCCTTTGCATGAGGATCTGCATTTGCAGAGAATTTTCAGTGAATTACATACATGTAGATGCAATAAACAAAAGGCCAAATGTATTTAGTGTATAAGTCAGGGAATGAGAACGTCATGGCTTATACATTAGTATCACTTACATTTTATGGCAACAATTCTTCCATCTTTTCTTCTATGAGCCCTATAAACAGTGCCATAACCCCCTGCCATGTTTGGTTTGAAAGATGGCTATTAGAAAATACCGATGAGTAAGGAAAGTAGTTACCCATGTTTGTATAACTGAAACATGCAGTACCTGaaccttcttcctcttctacCACATAAGATTCCAAGTTCGGCAGTACCTTCACCTGAGCTTGGTCCTACAAAGCACGTACGGCTAATTTGAGACTAAGAGCACAACTTATAAACTAATGAAGCAATCATTGAATTTGTAAcaatagaaatttttttaatatatagtatatattgACATGAAGCTCACTTTGGAAGATGCAGCAGCAGAGTTATCCCTTTTTTCTTGACCAGAAATGGCAGTGTTTGCATGCTTTAATTTCCGGTCAGCATTAATCAACTTCTGAGTTCTATTTTGCTGTTTTTCTCGAGGAGCTGAAGCTGCCTTTTTCTGCTCCAAAGATTCGTATAGAGCTCGCATCCTAGAGGAAACTCCAGCCCCATGGACAGCTCTGCTGTTGGCATTCGGTTTGAGCAAAGGCTTTTGTGATGGAGAGCATTCAAGTGCTGGATAATTCTCCTGACCCTCCATGAGTGGAACCACATTGTCATATTTAACCTCATGCTTCTTAGATTCACTTTCACGTTGCCTATCTAATAGAGAGATGTTAGGAAGTGGAGAAGGGTGTTCCACTTCTCTTAAGCTGCTGCCTTGACCTGTACATAATCCTTTCTGTGGTGCTTCTGCAGTTATTCCGTCTTTATTTGTTCCAAGAGCTATAGACTTATTACCATAGGTCATGCACCCTATCTCGTTAAATAGAGCATTCATTTTCTCGGTCGCTACACTAGATGACTCTCCAAAGTTTTCCCTCCCCAAGCAACCCTTCTCTCCCTTATTTTCCTCTGTGCTCAGAACAATATCCTTCAATGCTCCACGGGAAATAATGGGTGCTGAATCGGTGGCCTGATATGCCATCACTGATCGTGAAATTTCCGGAATTGATTGTTCTgaaatttcttcaa
This genomic window contains:
- the LOC116200709 gene encoding arginine/serine-rich coiled-coil protein 2-like is translated as MNTNEIPPKNAVNMESESNLSAHEPISSHALLLWQYEFEQSLIDEQLQYQQQAVAMEASIKEAALQAAAGANEAAKLLKEETDTSMVDLVKELSSRRLIEGVELQSLDLTSKLLRSKSIPISPIRLEKEGNDEENGQSRSRETKEMRSRKGNESGSKHRSRSRERSPRSRSRSRERRRHRSGKRQRHRSRSRSKERQRSHRSRSKSRSRERRSHRSRSMERRMHRSRSSRDRRRCRSRERRRHGSKSKSRERHRHQSRSRERRSHRRRSQSMSMERQIHRSRSGSRKRRSQRSRSGKNWRRISCVSRSPPKGSSRVDSSFSGGRDSRSPSSPCRSKQDLRMESKQKNSKSLSHTQIFSPRNTKPFSTGKIVEKTKVTEGTEKTSQRSICSDDFGERESKGKEEA
- the LOC116200699 gene encoding uncharacterized protein LOC116200699 produces the protein MSSQPTGSGQLIPLPPPEADALTVSDQSQKAWHLFSLLLSLGRPAHLLELASLCTLFPAPPELIRFLCEIPYSPIQLRSGHCVTHSQTSIIAIRQLLSNSHLVDPPRPLRIEKAYYRKRKRSASEDDLLLLTKRRVNLYPEEGVDECSIWCLAGGIQDPCKKVHFLIGGDGITAERLERNFLGVRSELMQMLPLFANVAGHSTWQLRDAVDKEYQDGTRMNMQRVVVHNACKIEEISEQSIPEISRSVMAYQATDSAPIISRGALKDIVLSTEENKGEKGCLGRENFGESSSVATEKMNALFNEIGCMTYGNKSIALGTNKDGITAEAPQKGLCTGQGSSLREVEHPSPLPNISLLDRQRESESKKHEVKYDNVVPLMEGQENYPALECSPSQKPLLKPNANSRAVHGAGVSSRMRALYESLEQKKAASAPREKQQNRTQKLINADRKLKHANTAISGQEKRDNSAAASSKDQAQVKVLPNLESYVVEEEEGSGGYGTVYRAHRRKDGRIVAIKYPHAKAQEHHIVNELKMLERFGGKNFIIKYEGCFKSGNADCFVLEHVEHDRPEVLKKEIDILQLQWYAYCLFRALASLHKQGVVHRDVKPGNFLFSHKTNKGYLIDFNLAMDLHQKHATKNKLKLGCNGSFDPLPLSNAKPLSPSKMKFHGVRSLGAVRKDEIKVSKLRLEAKSLKRKSMDQTKAGNDVGSWNTVRSQGAEGSGVTSARDVTSTRTASAERMREPLPRQGRKELISLLQKTMHTNSEASSVPAPMRKRIAAPPAKIDDKLLIITPMPVHSTGIPVCGAGFRSSKGDHKKEGPCVGTKGFRAPEVLFRSPHQGPKLDVWSAGVTLLYLVIGKMPFLGDPEQNIKDIAKLRGSEDLWEVAKLHNRELSFPVDLYDAQHLMATNLRDWCRRNTRRPDFLEVVPSSFFDLLDKCLSVNPRLRITAEEALKHEFFVPCHEELRKQKLLRRDYPLEPEISHPIHRYKTNLLPTAEI